One segment of Streptomyces roseifaciens DNA contains the following:
- a CDS encoding cystathionine gamma-lyase has translation MTGDGTRAVRAGLPEPRANEPALPGPAFAAHYHLPGEVSGAYTYGREANPTWAALETAIAELESPADPGPAAEAVAFPSGMAAISAVFLSQLRPGDTAVLPSDGYQLLPALRERLEAFGIAVRTAPTAGDAQLAALGGARLLWIESPSNPGLDMCDIRRLADAAHRRGALVAVDNTLATPLGQRPLELGADFSVASGTKALTGHGDLLLGYVAARDPRLTAAVRDWRKVAGAIPGPMEAWLAHRSLATLQLRVDRQAAGALALAEALRDRPEVTGLRHPGLPSDPAHGLALQQMRGGRFGCVVSFVLPDRAHAERFLAALSIVDEATSFGGVRSTAERRGRWGGDAVPEGFIRFSVGVEDTEDLVADVLAALDAAARPYDGPARP, from the coding sequence ATGACGGGAGACGGCACCCGGGCCGTACGGGCGGGCCTGCCGGAGCCGCGGGCGAACGAGCCCGCGCTCCCCGGCCCGGCCTTCGCCGCCCACTACCACCTGCCGGGTGAGGTCTCCGGCGCGTACACCTACGGGCGCGAGGCCAACCCCACATGGGCCGCCCTGGAGACGGCGATCGCCGAGCTGGAGTCCCCGGCCGACCCCGGCCCGGCGGCGGAGGCCGTCGCCTTCCCCTCCGGGATGGCCGCGATCTCCGCAGTGTTCCTCTCGCAGTTGCGCCCCGGCGACACGGCGGTACTGCCCTCGGACGGCTATCAGCTGCTGCCCGCGCTGCGCGAGCGCCTGGAGGCGTTCGGCATCGCCGTGCGCACCGCTCCGACCGCCGGGGACGCCCAGCTCGCGGCGCTGGGGGGCGCCCGGCTGCTGTGGATCGAATCACCCTCCAACCCCGGCCTCGACATGTGCGACATCCGCCGCCTCGCCGACGCCGCCCACCGCCGCGGCGCGCTCGTCGCGGTCGACAACACCCTCGCCACCCCGCTCGGCCAGCGCCCTCTGGAACTGGGCGCCGACTTCTCCGTGGCCAGCGGAACCAAGGCCCTCACCGGCCACGGCGATCTCCTCCTGGGCTACGTGGCCGCACGCGACCCGCGGCTCACCGCGGCCGTGCGCGACTGGCGCAAGGTCGCCGGCGCGATCCCGGGCCCCATGGAGGCCTGGCTGGCCCACCGCTCCCTGGCGACGCTGCAGCTGCGCGTGGACCGGCAGGCGGCCGGCGCGCTCGCGCTCGCCGAGGCCCTGCGCGACCGGCCCGAAGTGACCGGGCTGCGCCACCCCGGGCTGCCCTCCGACCCCGCCCACGGCCTGGCACTGCAGCAGATGCGCGGCGGGCGCTTCGGGTGCGTGGTCTCCTTCGTGCTGCCGGACCGGGCGCATGCCGAGCGCTTCCTGGCCGCACTGAGCATCGTCGACGAGGCGACCAGCTTCGGCGGCGTGCGGTCCACGGCCGAGCGGCGCGGGCGGTGGGGAGGCGACGCCGTGCCGGAGGGATTCATCCGCTTCTCGGTGGGCGTCGAGGACACCGAGGATCTCGTCGCGGACGTCCTCGCGGCGCTGGACGCGGCGGCCCGCCCGTACGACGGCCCCGCCCGCCCGTAA
- a CDS encoding DUF5326 family protein codes for MAEKGIFAGLPWWVKWIAVPVLVLVVFGSLIMSVLGFVIALVFKVLLLVALIGGLIFVVKKFTSSSSSSKGDW; via the coding sequence ATGGCTGAGAAGGGGATTTTCGCAGGACTCCCGTGGTGGGTGAAGTGGATCGCCGTGCCGGTCCTCGTCCTCGTGGTGTTCGGCAGTCTGATCATGAGCGTGCTCGGCTTCGTCATAGCGCTGGTCTTCAAGGTCCTGCTGCTGGTCGCGCTCATCGGCGGGCTGATCTTCGTCGTCAAGAAGTTCACGTCGTCCTCCTCGTCGTCGAAGGGCGACTGGTAG
- a CDS encoding SPFH domain-containing protein produces the protein MLIGIVAGIVVVAVAVVVGLFKLMWRVAEPNEALVISGSKHRTEGLEEGMGFRIVTGRGTLVLPGVQVVRKLSLDLNEADLHVDCVTKQGIPLKVHGVVIFKVGDDFVSIANAARRFLDQQKFMGDRVHNVFAGHLRSIVGGLTVEDMIRDRERLTGETRAASGTEMEKLGLIIDSLQIHEIQDPTGYIKNLSAPHAAAVQRDARIAQAEADRLATEAEQQAAARMSQAQRDSEILQAGYQAERDSAAAKARQAGPLAEAAAQQEVVVQETRVAELAAHRREQQLQADVRKPADAAAYEKRTLAEAERDARISAAQARARETELAAAAEATRVKAAAGAEAEATKARGAAAAEATRATGEAEAAASRAKGLATAEAAKARGLAEAEAIKARAAALAENQEAVVAQQLAEKWPEIVRAGAEAFGNVDHMVLLNGADGMSEMFAKALTMGGTGLGLARQLLSAMGTAGAADGPGGNGAGSPGAAGPGGTPDSGENAGSGALGAGTAPKGAPPRTERVPVRDEGVSGGGTPGR, from the coding sequence ATGCTCATCGGCATCGTGGCGGGGATCGTCGTCGTCGCCGTGGCCGTCGTGGTCGGGCTGTTCAAACTGATGTGGCGGGTGGCCGAGCCCAATGAGGCGCTCGTCATCTCCGGTTCCAAGCACCGGACCGAGGGCCTGGAGGAGGGGATGGGGTTCCGGATCGTCACGGGGCGGGGGACCCTCGTGCTGCCCGGGGTCCAGGTGGTCCGGAAGCTGTCGCTCGACCTCAATGAGGCCGATCTCCATGTGGATTGTGTGACCAAGCAGGGCATCCCGCTCAAGGTCCACGGCGTGGTCATATTCAAGGTCGGGGACGACTTCGTGTCGATCGCCAACGCCGCGCGCCGCTTCCTGGACCAGCAGAAGTTCATGGGCGACCGGGTGCACAACGTCTTCGCGGGCCATCTGCGCTCGATCGTCGGCGGGCTCACCGTGGAGGACATGATCCGTGACCGCGAGCGGCTGACGGGGGAGACCCGGGCCGCCTCGGGCACCGAGATGGAGAAGCTCGGTCTGATCATCGACTCGCTGCAGATCCACGAGATCCAGGACCCGACGGGCTACATCAAGAACCTGTCCGCGCCGCACGCGGCAGCGGTGCAGCGGGACGCCCGGATCGCGCAGGCCGAGGCCGACCGGCTGGCGACCGAGGCGGAGCAGCAGGCCGCGGCGCGGATGTCGCAGGCGCAGCGCGACTCCGAGATCCTGCAGGCCGGCTATCAGGCGGAGCGGGACAGCGCGGCGGCGAAGGCGCGGCAGGCCGGTCCGCTGGCGGAGGCGGCGGCCCAGCAGGAGGTCGTGGTCCAGGAGACGCGGGTGGCGGAGCTGGCGGCGCACCGGCGGGAGCAGCAGCTCCAGGCGGACGTGCGCAAGCCTGCGGACGCGGCGGCCTACGAGAAGCGCACCCTGGCCGAGGCGGAGCGCGATGCCCGTATCTCCGCGGCCCAGGCGAGGGCCCGGGAGACGGAGCTGGCGGCGGCCGCCGAGGCGACGCGGGTGAAGGCGGCCGCCGGCGCCGAGGCGGAGGCCACCAAGGCGCGCGGCGCCGCGGCGGCCGAGGCGACCCGGGCGACCGGTGAGGCGGAGGCGGCGGCCTCGCGGGCGAAGGGACTGGCGACGGCCGAGGCCGCCAAGGCGCGGGGTCTGGCGGAGGCGGAGGCGATCAAGGCACGGGCGGCTGCCCTGGCGGAGAACCAGGAGGCGGTGGTCGCGCAACAACTGGCCGAAAAGTGGCCCGAGATCGTACGTGCTGGGGCTGAAGCCTTCGGAAACGTTGACCACATGGTGCTGCTCAACGGGGCGGACGGGATGTCCGAGATGTTTGCGAAGGCGCTGACGATGGGGGGTACGGGTCTGGGCCTGGCACGGCAGCTGCTCTCCGCCATGGGCACGGCGGGCGCGGCGGACGGGCCGGGCGGGAACGGGGCCGGTTCCCCGGGCGCTGCGGGGCCCGGCGGGACGCCGGACTCCGGAGAGAACGCCGGCTCAGGGGCGCTGGGGGCCGGGACGGCGCCAAAGGGCGCGCCCCCGCGCACTGAGCGGGTGCCGGTCCGGGACGAGGGCGTGTCCGGCGGAGGCACGCCGGGCCGCTAA
- a CDS encoding cupin domain-containing protein, producing MKAFRLDELEGERLANDGAYLQFLGERNMSVGLYALDAGQMDPQTPHAQDEVYVVMSGRASITVGEETTQVGRGSVVYVPAGVTHRFHHISEALRVLVVFSPPES from the coding sequence ATGAAGGCCTTCCGGCTGGATGAACTGGAGGGGGAGCGCCTCGCGAACGACGGCGCCTACCTGCAGTTCCTGGGCGAGCGGAACATGTCGGTCGGGCTGTACGCGCTGGACGCCGGGCAGATGGACCCGCAGACCCCGCACGCCCAGGACGAGGTCTACGTGGTGATGAGCGGCCGCGCGTCGATCACCGTGGGGGAGGAGACGACCCAGGTGGGCCGCGGGAGCGTGGTCTACGTGCCGGCCGGCGTGACCCACCGCTTCCACCACATCAGCGAGGCCCTGAGGGTTCTGGTGGTCTTCTCTCCCCCTGAGAGCTGA
- the thiC gene encoding phosphomethylpyrimidine synthase ThiC, translated as MTSQDARTSETGREIGWHKDYVTGSRPDLRVPVRRVHLTNGQDVQLYDTSGPYTDPAIETDVRRGLQPLRENWIIGRGDTEEYAGRPMRPEDDGIKHTSPRGGLKNLDAVFPGRPRQPRRGRGGQAVTQLAYARRGEITEEMEYVALRENVSPEIVREEIAAGRAVLPANVNHPEIEPMIIGKKFLVKVNANIGNSAVTSSIEEEVEKMTWATRWGADTVMDLSTGRNIHTTREWVLRNSPVPIGTVPLYQALEKVDGKAEELTWEIYKDTVIEQAEQGVDYMTVHAGVLLRYVPLTARRKTGIVSRGGSIMAAWCLAHHKESFLYENFEELCEILAAYDVTYSLGDGLRPGSIADANDEAQFAELKTLGELNTIAKRHNVQTMIEGPGHVPMHKIKENIDLQQEICEEAPFYTLGPLTTDVAPAYDHITSGIGAAMIAWWGTAMLCYVTPKEHLGLPDRDDVKTGVITYKIAAHAADLAKGHPGAQEWDDALSDARFEFRWEDQFNLALDPETARAFHDETLPAEPAKTAHFCSMCGPKFCSMKISQDIRREHGGDLAVDPEAGMAEKSKEFAAAGNRVYLPIAD; from the coding sequence ATGACCTCGCAGGATGCACGCACGTCCGAAACCGGCCGGGAGATCGGCTGGCACAAGGACTACGTGACCGGCTCGCGTCCGGACCTTCGGGTGCCGGTTCGGCGGGTCCACCTCACCAACGGGCAGGACGTCCAGCTGTACGACACCTCCGGCCCGTACACCGACCCGGCCATCGAGACGGACGTCCGGCGCGGCCTCCAGCCGCTCCGGGAGAACTGGATCATCGGCCGTGGTGACACCGAGGAGTACGCCGGGCGCCCGATGCGCCCGGAGGACGACGGCATCAAGCACACCTCGCCGCGCGGGGGGCTGAAGAACCTCGACGCGGTCTTCCCGGGCCGCCCGCGCCAGCCCCGCCGGGGCCGCGGCGGACAGGCCGTCACCCAGCTCGCGTACGCCCGCCGCGGTGAGATCACCGAGGAGATGGAGTACGTGGCCCTCCGGGAGAACGTTTCTCCCGAGATCGTCCGCGAGGAGATCGCGGCGGGCCGGGCGGTCCTCCCGGCCAATGTGAACCACCCGGAGATCGAGCCGATGATCATCGGCAAGAAGTTCCTGGTGAAGGTCAACGCCAACATCGGCAACTCCGCGGTCACCTCCTCCATCGAGGAGGAGGTCGAGAAGATGACGTGGGCCACCCGCTGGGGCGCCGACACCGTCATGGACCTCTCCACCGGCCGCAACATCCACACCACGCGCGAGTGGGTGCTGCGCAACTCCCCGGTGCCCATCGGCACCGTGCCGCTCTACCAGGCCCTGGAGAAGGTCGACGGCAAGGCCGAGGAGCTCACCTGGGAGATCTACAAGGACACGGTCATCGAGCAGGCCGAACAGGGCGTCGACTACATGACCGTGCACGCGGGCGTGCTGCTGCGCTACGTCCCGCTGACCGCCCGCCGCAAGACCGGCATCGTCTCGCGCGGTGGTTCGATCATGGCCGCGTGGTGCCTGGCGCACCACAAGGAGTCGTTCCTCTACGAGAACTTCGAGGAGCTCTGCGAGATCCTCGCGGCCTACGACGTGACGTACTCGCTCGGCGACGGCCTGCGCCCCGGCTCCATCGCGGACGCCAACGACGAGGCGCAGTTCGCCGAGCTGAAGACCCTCGGCGAGCTCAACACCATCGCCAAGCGCCACAACGTCCAGACGATGATCGAGGGCCCGGGCCACGTCCCGATGCACAAGATCAAGGAGAACATCGACCTCCAGCAGGAGATCTGCGAGGAGGCCCCGTTCTACACGCTCGGCCCGCTGACGACGGACGTCGCACCCGCGTACGACCACATCACCTCCGGCATCGGCGCCGCGATGATCGCGTGGTGGGGCACGGCGATGCTCTGCTACGTCACGCCGAAGGAGCACCTGGGCCTGCCGGACCGCGACGACGTCAAGACCGGTGTGATCACCTACAAGATCGCCGCCCATGCCGCTGACCTCGCCAAGGGGCACCCGGGGGCGCAGGAGTGGGACGACGCGCTCTCGGACGCCCGGTTCGAATTCCGCTGGGAGGACCAGTTCAACCTGGCCCTCGACCCGGAGACGGCACGGGCCTTCCACGACGAGACGCTGCCCGCCGAGCCGGCGAAGACCGCGCATTTCTGTTCGATGTGCGGGCCGAAGTTCTGCTCCATGAAGATCTCGCAGGACATCCGGCGCGAGCACGGTGGCGATCTCGCCGTCGACCCCGAGGCCGGGATGGCGGAGAAGTCGAAGGAGTTCGCGGCAGCGGGCAACCGCGTCTATCTGCCGATCGCGGACTGA
- a CDS encoding YibE/F family protein, which translates to MTPTDHDFPDHPHSPGPSHARIHPQGRAEDRTQEQDPAQAQGHAHAHGHGHGHGHSHSHGPASPVSAHLRKVIAAVLIPFAAAVLTGLVVLWPGGAPPHEHSGLGLDQKTESGRVVKVEEVDCTKGGTQPQQQPPPGQQGGPGGPGGPAKPKGPCEKSDIEVTSGPDKGRTFTELVQPSASRRYTVGQKVVLAYAPKAPKNLQYSVSDVDRTMPMAILAAVFALAVVLVGRLRGVFALIALVISFGVLTLFILPAILQGSDPLVVAVMGGSAIMLIALYMSHGLTARTSVAVIGTLTSLLLIGLLGTIFTSWAHLTGNTDDQTGLVHSLYPEIEIRGLLLAGIIIGSLGVLDDVTVTQTSAVWELKDADPTASWRKLYGAAMRIGRDHIASVVNTLVLAYAGASLPLLLLFSIADSGVGTVATSEIVAEEIVRTLVGSIGLVASVPVTTALAALVVSADRHNAGKGPGAGPGVGSRAGGRARSKGGRRRRAK; encoded by the coding sequence GTGACCCCCACGGACCATGATTTCCCAGACCACCCCCACAGCCCCGGGCCTTCCCACGCCCGGATCCACCCCCAAGGCCGAGCCGAAGACCGTACCCAGGAGCAGGACCCGGCCCAGGCCCAGGGCCACGCACACGCCCACGGGCACGGCCACGGGCATGGGCACAGCCACTCCCACGGCCCCGCCTCCCCCGTCTCCGCGCACCTGCGCAAGGTGATCGCCGCGGTCCTCATCCCCTTCGCGGCCGCCGTGCTCACCGGCCTGGTCGTGCTGTGGCCCGGCGGCGCGCCCCCGCACGAGCACTCCGGGCTCGGCCTCGACCAGAAGACGGAGTCGGGCCGCGTGGTCAAGGTCGAGGAGGTCGACTGCACGAAGGGCGGCACCCAGCCGCAGCAGCAGCCGCCGCCCGGCCAGCAGGGCGGTCCGGGCGGCCCCGGCGGGCCCGCCAAGCCGAAGGGCCCCTGCGAGAAGTCGGACATCGAGGTGACCTCGGGCCCGGACAAGGGCCGGACGTTCACCGAGCTCGTCCAGCCGAGCGCCTCACGCCGCTACACGGTCGGCCAGAAGGTCGTCCTCGCGTACGCCCCCAAGGCGCCGAAGAACCTGCAGTACTCGGTCAGCGACGTGGACCGGACCATGCCCATGGCGATACTGGCGGCGGTGTTCGCGCTGGCCGTCGTGCTCGTCGGCCGGCTGCGCGGGGTCTTCGCGCTGATCGCGCTGGTGATCAGCTTCGGGGTGCTGACGCTGTTCATCCTCCCCGCGATCCTCCAGGGCTCCGATCCGCTGGTGGTGGCCGTCATGGGCGGCAGCGCGATCATGCTGATCGCGCTCTACATGTCCCACGGCCTGACCGCCCGCACGTCCGTGGCGGTCATCGGAACGCTCACCTCTCTGCTGCTGATCGGCCTGCTGGGCACGATCTTCACCAGCTGGGCCCATCTGACGGGCAACACCGACGACCAGACCGGGCTCGTGCACAGCCTCTACCCGGAGATCGAGATCCGCGGCCTGCTGCTCGCGGGCATCATCATCGGCTCACTCGGCGTGCTCGACGACGTCACGGTGACGCAGACGTCGGCGGTGTGGGAGCTGAAGGACGCCGACCCGACCGCGAGTTGGCGGAAGCTCTACGGGGCGGCGATGCGCATCGGCCGGGATCACATCGCGTCGGTCGTGAACACCCTGGTGCTGGCCTACGCGGGTGCCTCGCTGCCGTTGCTGCTGCTGTTCTCCATCGCCGACAGCGGCGTCGGAACGGTCGCGACCAGCGAAATCGTGGCCGAGGAGATCGTACGGACGCTCGTCGGCAGCATCGGGTTGGTGGCGTCCGTGCCCGTGACGACCGCGCTGGCGGCCCTCGTTGTCAGTGCCGACCGGCACAATGCGGGTAAGGGTCCGGGTGCCGGGCCGGGGGTCGGTTCGCGGGCCGGGGGGCGCGCCAGGTCGAAGGGTGGCCGTCGCCGCCGGGCCAAGTGA
- a CDS encoding globin domain-containing protein produces the protein MAEIEPVADKATSYFYALLFIQHPDLRALFPAAMDTQRDRLFRALLTAAQHADDSATLTTYLSRLGRGHRKYGTLPEHYPAVGECLIAALSRYAPATWNGHTEAAWVRVYTAISQIMIDAAAEDERHSPAWWQAEIVNHELRTPDIAVVTVRPDQPYPFVAGQYTNLETPWWPRVWRPYSFSAAPRPDGLLSFHVKAVPAGWVSGALVHRARPGDVLRLGPPTGSMIVDHSTDNGLLCLGGGTGIAPIKALVEDVAEHGRCRPVEVFYGARHAGDLYDIDTMLELQRAHNWLSVRPVVSDGPTRGLSGQLPAIVRQYGPWPAYDAYLSGPPGMIRSGVDTLKGIGIPSHRIRHDTIDGLMAAAPG, from the coding sequence ATGGCGGAGATCGAGCCCGTGGCCGACAAGGCGACCTCGTACTTCTACGCGCTGCTGTTCATACAGCACCCCGATCTGCGCGCCCTCTTCCCCGCGGCCATGGACACCCAGCGCGACCGTCTCTTCCGGGCGCTGCTGACCGCCGCCCAGCACGCGGACGACTCCGCCACGCTCACCACCTACCTCTCCCGGCTGGGCCGCGGGCACCGGAAGTACGGCACCCTGCCCGAGCACTACCCCGCGGTCGGCGAGTGCCTGATCGCCGCCCTCAGCCGCTATGCGCCGGCCACCTGGAACGGGCACACCGAGGCGGCCTGGGTCCGGGTCTACACGGCGATCTCCCAGATCATGATCGACGCCGCCGCGGAGGACGAACGGCACTCGCCCGCCTGGTGGCAGGCCGAGATCGTCAACCACGAACTGCGCACGCCGGACATCGCCGTCGTGACCGTACGGCCCGACCAGCCCTACCCCTTCGTCGCAGGCCAGTACACCAACCTGGAAACCCCCTGGTGGCCGCGTGTGTGGCGGCCCTACTCCTTCTCCGCCGCGCCCCGCCCGGACGGGCTGCTCTCCTTCCACGTCAAGGCCGTGCCCGCCGGCTGGGTGTCCGGCGCCCTCGTCCACCGCGCCCGCCCGGGTGACGTCCTGCGGCTCGGGCCCCCCACCGGTTCCATGATTGTGGACCACAGCACTGACAACGGCCTGTTGTGCCTGGGCGGCGGTACCGGTATCGCGCCGATCAAGGCGCTGGTCGAGGACGTCGCCGAGCACGGGCGCTGCCGCCCGGTCGAGGTCTTCTACGGCGCGCGCCACGCCGGCGACCTCTACGACATCGACACCATGCTGGAGTTGCAGCGGGCGCACAACTGGCTCTCGGTCCGGCCGGTCGTGTCCGACGGCCCCACCCGCGGACTGAGCGGTCAACTGCCCGCCATCGTGCGCCAGTACGGGCCCTGGCCCGCGTACGACGCCTACCTCTCCGGGCCGCCCGGAATGATCCGCAGCGGTGTGGACACCTTGAAGGGCATCGGCATCCCGTCCCACCGCATACGGCACGACACGATCGACGGCCTCATGGCGGCCGCGCCGGGCTGA
- a CDS encoding SsgA family sporulation/cell division regulator: MRETVQAEVIMTFLVSEELSFRIPVGLDYDSSDPYAVKFTFHLPGDAPVTWAFARELLLDGLSQPSGEGDVHIAPASAEHLSDVFIRLQVGSEGALFRAGAAPLVAFLDRTDRIAPLGEERSVADFDYDLAAALDNILAGNTEGQNAG; encoded by the coding sequence ATGCGTGAAACGGTTCAGGCAGAAGTGATCATGACCTTCCTCGTCTCCGAGGAGCTGTCCTTCCGGATCCCGGTGGGACTGGACTACGACAGCAGCGATCCCTACGCGGTGAAGTTCACCTTTCACCTTCCCGGCGACGCGCCTGTGACCTGGGCCTTCGCGCGGGAGTTGCTGCTCGACGGGCTCAGCCAGCCCTCCGGCGAGGGCGATGTGCACATCGCCCCCGCCTCCGCCGAGCACCTCTCGGACGTCTTCATCCGGCTGCAAGTGGGCTCCGAAGGGGCCCTGTTCCGGGCCGGTGCGGCGCCCCTCGTGGCGTTCCTCGACAGGACCGACCGCATCGCCCCCCTCGGCGAGGAGCGCTCGGTCGCCGACTTCGACTACGACCTCGCCGCCGCGCTCGACAACATCCTCGCCGGCAACACCGAGGGGCAGAACGCCGGTTAG
- a CDS encoding phage holin family protein, whose amino-acid sequence MKNFVVKTIANAAALAVAIWLLKGITLSGENTLRKVLTLILVALVFGVVNFIVKPVVKLLSFPLFILTLGLITLVINALMLLLTSFLAKELGLAFHVDGFWNALVGGVIISVVAWAMHMILPDDKD is encoded by the coding sequence ATGAAGAATTTCGTAGTCAAGACGATCGCCAACGCGGCGGCCCTGGCGGTCGCCATCTGGCTGCTCAAGGGCATCACGCTCTCCGGTGAGAACACGCTGCGCAAGGTGCTCACGCTGATCCTCGTCGCGCTCGTCTTCGGCGTGGTCAACTTCATCGTCAAGCCGGTGGTGAAGCTGCTGTCCTTCCCGTTGTTCATCCTCACGCTCGGCCTCATCACGCTCGTGATCAACGCGCTGATGCTGTTGCTGACGTCGTTCCTCGCGAAGGAGCTGGGGCTGGCCTTCCACGTCGACGGCTTCTGGAACGCCCTGGTCGGCGGCGTGATCATCTCTGTGGTGGCCTGGGCGATGCACATGATCCTGCCGGACGACAAGGACTGA
- a CDS encoding HAD family hydrolase: protein MSRLHLFDMDGTLMHGSAAAIEISRQLGVEREIAELERAFAARELEPPRFAELACALWRELTEEQVAAAFDGAPWLAGIRDVWAEIRARGERCAVISLSPGFFVERLLTWGADAAHGSRWPAVPFRDPVDPAGILDAAAKVRIADELCAEFGLTRADCVAYGDSMSDALLFSAVPVSVAVNADHHVRDIAVHSYAGRDLREAYALVGSGR, encoded by the coding sequence GTGAGCAGACTGCATTTGTTCGACATGGACGGGACCCTGATGCACGGGTCCGCGGCGGCGATCGAGATATCCCGGCAGCTCGGGGTCGAGCGGGAGATCGCCGAGCTGGAACGGGCCTTCGCGGCCCGCGAACTCGAACCGCCGCGCTTCGCCGAACTCGCCTGCGCGCTGTGGCGGGAACTCACCGAGGAACAGGTCGCCGCGGCTTTCGACGGCGCGCCCTGGCTGGCCGGAATACGTGACGTGTGGGCGGAGATCCGGGCCCGCGGCGAGCGCTGCGCCGTGATCTCGCTGTCCCCGGGATTCTTTGTCGAACGCCTGCTGACCTGGGGCGCCGACGCGGCGCACGGCTCGCGCTGGCCCGCGGTGCCCTTCCGGGACCCGGTGGACCCGGCGGGCATCCTCGACGCCGCGGCGAAGGTGCGGATCGCGGACGAGCTCTGCGCGGAATTCGGCCTGACCCGTGCCGACTGCGTGGCCTACGGGGACTCGATGTCGGATGCGCTGCTCTTCTCCGCGGTTCCGGTCTCCGTGGCGGTGAACGCCGACCACCACGTCCGGGATATCGCCGTGCACTCCTATGCGGGCCGGGACCTCAGGGAGGCGTACGCACTCGTCGGCTCCGGCCGATAG
- a CDS encoding NUDIX hydrolase — MTERPVVKRTARAILLDSGGDPGPHAAFEMVLIKRTKPGEAPYWITPGGGMEPEDTTVVAALHREVDEELGAKVVDVVPAFVDTVSHSLHHAAHGVKVQHFFVCRLASMDLSQRHGPEVDEPRGTYEVVRIPFTREGIASVELVPPSLRAYLDANIEGVRALLADDLG, encoded by the coding sequence ATGACCGAACGTCCAGTGGTCAAGCGCACCGCGCGTGCCATCCTGCTCGACAGCGGGGGCGACCCCGGCCCCCACGCCGCCTTCGAGATGGTCCTGATCAAGCGCACCAAGCCCGGCGAAGCGCCGTACTGGATCACCCCGGGCGGCGGCATGGAGCCGGAGGACACCACCGTGGTCGCCGCGCTCCACCGCGAGGTCGACGAGGAGCTCGGCGCCAAGGTCGTCGACGTCGTCCCCGCCTTCGTCGACACCGTCTCCCACTCGCTCCACCACGCCGCCCACGGCGTGAAGGTGCAGCACTTCTTCGTCTGCCGGCTCGCGTCCATGGACCTCTCGCAGCGCCACGGCCCCGAGGTGGACGAGCCGCGCGGGACGTACGAGGTGGTGCGGATCCCGTTCACCCGCGAGGGGATCGCCTCGGTGGAGCTGGTGCCCCCGTCGCTGCGCGCCTACCTCGACGCGAACATCGAGGGCGTACGGGCGCTGCTGGCGGACGACCTGGGGTGA